From one Scophthalmus maximus strain ysfricsl-2021 chromosome 19, ASM2237912v1, whole genome shotgun sequence genomic stretch:
- the mrpl1 gene encoding 39S ribosomal protein L1, mitochondrial, whose amino-acid sequence MATCTRTVWKVLAGCQRHLLSSGGPTYTGVKQTAQRNLPVRTFAAVRAQKKDKKPDAEKEEKKKREKRVIDDTNRHKPFGKTAWAPVDDVYVLRHYPRTILDAADAVDMLKNFQALDFTDREQPVYVDLKLDMKLEKKKKVDLFVSTVHLPHPFKTGLNKVLVFTEDADQVKVAQENGAFVVGGAELIQPILDDEISADFYVAVPEILPKLTALKNKLRKKFPKSKRGSVGVNLPKMLNLFRSGHEYLVEDERYVRTQFATLDMPKDQILSNLQTVLIDVCSHRPANMGPFIERAIVSSQTSEALWFRSEGVLPKPAEKKDEDE is encoded by the exons ATGGCAACTTGCACGCGGACTGTGTGGAAAG TTTTAGCAGGATGTCAGAGGCACCTGCTCAGCAGCGGTGGTCCGACCTACACCGGAGTCAAACAAACCGCACAGAGGAATCTCCCCGTCCGGACGTTCGCCGCTGTCAG GGCgcagaagaaagacaagaagcCGGAcgcggagaaggaggagaagaagaagagagagaagcggGTCATCgatgacacaaacagacacaagccCTTCGGCAAGACGGCGTGGGCGCCCGTGGACGACGTGTACGTTCTGCGGCACTACCCCAGGACCATCCTCGACGCGGCCGACGCCGTCGACATGCTGAAGAACTTCCAGGCTCTGGACTTCACCGACCGCGAACAGCCCGTCTACGTGGACCTGAAGCTGGACATGAAGCTGGAGAAGAAG AAAAAAGTGGACCTGTTCGTCAGCACCGTGCACCTGCCTCACCCCTTCAAGACGGGGCTGAACAAAGTTTTGGTCTTCACAGAG GATGCTGATCAGGTGAAAGTCGCCCAGGAGAACGGAGCGTTCGTCGTCGGAGGAGCGGAGCTCATCCAGCCG ATCTTGGACGACGAGATTTCAGCCGACTTCTACGTGGCGGTTCCAGAAATCCTGCCGAAGCTCACGGCTCTGAAGAACAAACTGAGGAAGAAGTTTCCAAAGAGCAAGAGAG GCTCCGTCGGCGTGAAccttcccaaaatgttgaatctgTTCAGAAGCGGACACGAGTACCTGGTGGAGGACGAGCGATACGTCAGGACGCAGTTCGCCACG cTCGACATGCCTAAAGATCAAATCCTGTCCAACCTGCAGACCGTCCTGATCGACGTCTGCTCCCACCGACCTGCCAACATGG gACCGTTCATCGAACGAGCGATCGTCTCCAGTCAAACCAGCGAAGCTCTGTGGTTCAGGAGCGAAGGCGTTTTGCCGAAACCAGCCGAGAAGAAGGACGAGGACGAATGA